In Leptospira selangorensis, the following are encoded in one genomic region:
- a CDS encoding heavy-metal-associated domain-containing protein, with the protein MYEIKLSGMTCEHCVRTVSKTIQSFDSESKPVVDLNSQTARFETKKDISSLPKLLEEEGYPVVSINQE; encoded by the coding sequence ATGTACGAGATCAAATTATCAGGAATGACCTGCGAACATTGTGTAAGAACGGTATCTAAAACAATCCAATCTTTCGATTCCGAGTCTAAACCGGTAGTGGACTTAAACTCCCAGACTGCACGTTTCGAAACCAAAAAAGATATTTCTTCTCTTCCAAAACTATTAGAAGAAGAAGGATATCCAGTGGTTTCCATCAACCAGGAGTAA